A part of Bacteroidia bacterium genomic DNA contains:
- a CDS encoding permease-like cell division protein FtsX codes for MRTDKLPYQTRYLKSKSRSTYVTSLLSISLVLFFLGLFLALILFGGAFARNAREAIVMKVFLHDGIKTEALKDLESRLAAMPFVRELRYISKEEAGEIMLEKTGEDVKSMMDGVNPLLASFNVNLYPSYIAADKLAEIQTTLSQERIVAEVAYPADMIINLNRNIQIISLAFLTVGLILVGIGFYLIFGTIRLAIYAERLTIRSMQLIGATQGFIRRPFLINGLTQGGLGGLIASGLLIISVVFLRRWLESMNLGGSFSLGGTLIGLLAGIVLFGLALGLSGSFFAVNKYLNRNLDELM; via the coding sequence ATGCGTACCGATAAATTACCATATCAAACGAGATATCTGAAGAGCAAATCGCGAAGTACTTATGTCACTTCGCTGCTCAGTATTTCATTGGTACTTTTTTTCCTCGGATTATTCCTCGCCCTGATTTTATTTGGGGGAGCTTTTGCCCGCAATGCCCGTGAGGCCATTGTGATGAAGGTGTTTTTGCACGATGGGATCAAAACAGAGGCATTAAAAGATCTGGAGTCCCGCCTGGCTGCTATGCCTTTTGTGCGGGAACTCCGCTATATATCCAAAGAAGAAGCGGGGGAGATCATGCTGGAAAAAACAGGCGAAGATGTGAAATCGATGATGGATGGGGTAAACCCGCTGCTGGCATCTTTTAATGTAAATCTATATCCTTCCTATATAGCCGCAGACAAACTTGCGGAAATTCAGACGACCCTTTCTCAGGAGCGGATTGTGGCAGAAGTCGCCTATCCGGCAGATATGATCATCAATCTCAACCGTAATATTCAGATCATATCCCTGGCATTCCTCACTGTAGGGCTGATTCTGGTAGGAATAGGTTTTTATCTGATTTTCGGCACGATCCGCCTGGCGATTTATGCGGAAAGACTGACGATCAGAAGTATGCAGCTTATCGGCGCAACGCAGGGATTTATCAGAAGGCCATTTTTAATTAATGGCCTTACCCAAGGCGGGCTTGGCGGTTTGATCGCCAGTGGTTTGCTGATCATATCGGTGGTATTTTTACGCCGCTGGCTGGAGTCGATGAACCTCGGCGGGAGCTTTTCTCTGGGCGGTACACTAATTGGATTATTAGCGGGAATTGTGTTATTTGGACTCGCTTTAGGTTTGTCCGGCAGTTTTTTCGCAGTCAATAAATATTTAAACAGAAACCTGGACGAATTGATGTAA
- a CDS encoding DUF3098 domain-containing protein, producing the protein MSKSKPTTKKMVTTSSPTISKTAAESRAGSTNHSSMVLPFVRMNYILLLAGVALIAFGFYLMSLDNFVDATQFSISLHIAPIVVVSGFVGIIYAIMYKPAAAKDQVVSE; encoded by the coding sequence ATGAGCAAATCGAAACCAACGACCAAAAAGATGGTGACCACAAGTTCGCCCACCATCTCGAAAACTGCTGCGGAAAGCCGCGCCGGTTCAACCAATCATTCTTCTATGGTGCTGCCTTTTGTGCGAATGAACTATATCCTGCTCCTCGCAGGTGTGGCACTCATTGCTTTCGGTTTTTATCTGATGTCATTAGATAACTTTGTCGATGCAACGCAGTTTTCCATTTCTCTGCATATTGCTCCGATTGTAGTTGTCTCAGGATTTGTCGGCATAATTTATGCTATCATGTACAAACCGGCCGCCGCAAAAGATCAGGTGGTTTCAGAATAA
- a CDS encoding undecaprenyl-diphosphate phosphatase: MNIIQAIILGIVQGLTEFLPVSSSGHIELGKVLLNTENVGIDFSILVHIATALSTVIVFRKDIAQLLVSIIRLQREYIEYAAKLILSAVPVGIVGLAFKDELEVLFEGRIVLVGCMLLITALLLFLTTRVRTSEKPVGFGEAIIIGLAQMVAILPGISRSGATIATALLLKVDRSQAAKFSFLMVLIPIFGEALLDIVDMAKGEAVWSMGTDIALAGFLSAFISGLFACTFMLRIVKGGKLYYFSIYCVIIGIIAIIAGLA; encoded by the coding sequence ATGAATATTATACAAGCGATTATCCTTGGTATCGTCCAGGGACTCACAGAATTCTTGCCTGTAAGTAGTAGTGGTCACATCGAACTGGGAAAAGTATTGTTGAATACGGAGAATGTAGGGATAGATTTCTCCATCCTCGTCCACATTGCTACCGCACTCAGTACCGTCATCGTTTTTAGAAAAGATATTGCTCAACTTCTGGTCAGTATCATCAGACTTCAGCGCGAATACATCGAATATGCCGCAAAACTGATTCTCTCTGCCGTACCGGTTGGGATTGTAGGGCTCGCTTTTAAAGATGAGCTGGAAGTGCTATTCGAAGGAAGAATCGTGCTGGTCGGCTGTATGCTCCTTATCACTGCCCTGCTTCTTTTTCTCACTACGCGTGTCAGGACATCAGAGAAACCCGTAGGATTTGGCGAGGCCATCATCATCGGCCTTGCCCAAATGGTGGCGATTTTGCCGGGGATTTCCCGCTCAGGAGCGACCATTGCCACGGCGCTTCTGCTGAAAGTTGACAGGAGTCAGGCTGCAAAATTTTCCTTCCTCATGGTTTTGATCCCAATTTTTGGCGAAGCACTGCTCGACATTGTCGATATGGCCAAAGGTGAAGCGGTCTGGAGTATGGGCACTGACATTGCCCTGGCCGGATTTCTTTCGGCTTTTATTTCTGGATTATTTGCCTGTACCTTCATGCTTCGCATCGTAAAAGGGGGAAAACTGTACTATTTTAGCATTTATTGTGTGATCATTGGGATTATCGCAATCATTGCAGGATTGGCATAA
- a CDS encoding aspartate aminotransferase family protein, with amino-acid sequence MKQLFDRYIAHTSEEPIGMEIERGEGVYLYGPHGRKWLDFISGICVTNVGHSAPEVVRAIQTQAALYLHPMVYGEAVMGPQVQYGAKIIELLNNNLKKIYFTNSGAEATEGALKIAKKYTGRGELVSCYNAYHGSTHGALSVGGNPKKKVGYGPLLPGVSHIRFNQEEDLDQITDQTAAVIIEVIQGTAGIILPKDNYLQKVRQRCDETGALMILDEIQTGFGRTGTMFALQGFEVEPDILLLAKSLGGGLPLGAFVAKEEIMAVIQKNPMFGHITTFGGNPVSCAAGLAAVTKILDEDLMAQMPAKEAILRQRLRHPAIQELRGKGLLFGLIFETFEFAEAVRKVAYDKGLLTLGFINIDNGLRISPPLTITEAELHTACDLMLSSVGEVWNSR; translated from the coding sequence ATGAAACAACTATTTGATCGCTACATTGCCCATACTTCGGAAGAGCCTATCGGTATGGAAATAGAAAGAGGCGAGGGCGTTTATCTCTATGGCCCTCACGGCCGGAAGTGGCTGGATTTTATCAGCGGCATATGTGTAACCAATGTAGGACATAGTGCGCCCGAAGTGGTGAGGGCGATCCAGACACAAGCGGCTTTGTATCTTCACCCCATGGTATATGGGGAAGCAGTCATGGGACCGCAGGTGCAGTACGGCGCAAAAATCATCGAATTGCTGAACAACAATCTTAAAAAAATTTACTTTACCAACAGCGGCGCGGAAGCAACTGAAGGTGCGCTGAAAATTGCCAAAAAATATACAGGAAGGGGAGAACTTGTTTCCTGCTACAACGCCTACCATGGCAGTACCCATGGTGCGCTGAGTGTAGGCGGAAATCCTAAAAAAAAGGTGGGATATGGCCCACTGCTGCCGGGTGTCAGTCATATTCGTTTTAATCAGGAGGAGGATCTTGACCAGATCACGGACCAAACCGCAGCAGTTATCATTGAAGTGATCCAGGGTACGGCAGGAATCATTTTACCCAAAGACAACTATCTGCAGAAAGTGCGTCAGCGCTGCGATGAAACCGGAGCGCTGATGATTTTGGATGAAATCCAAACGGGTTTTGGCCGCACCGGAACCATGTTTGCCCTTCAGGGATTTGAGGTTGAGCCTGATATTTTGCTCCTGGCAAAAAGTCTGGGAGGCGGTTTACCATTAGGTGCATTTGTGGCCAAGGAAGAGATCATGGCGGTGATTCAGAAAAATCCCATGTTTGGTCATATTACCACCTTTGGAGGAAATCCGGTCAGCTGCGCCGCAGGACTTGCAGCGGTAACCAAAATACTAGACGAAGATCTTATGGCCCAAATGCCTGCAAAAGAAGCTATTTTGCGCCAGCGACTCAGGCACCCCGCCATTCAGGAATTGAGAGGTAAAGGGTTGCTTTTCGGCTTAATCTTTGAAACCTTCGAATTTGCAGAAGCCGTGCGAAAGGTCGCTTATGACAAAGGGTTGCTTACCCTGGGCTTTATCAATATTGACAACGGACTCAGAATTTCGCCACCGCTGACGATTACCGAAGCCGAACTTCACACTGCCTGCGACCTGATGCTGTCGTCTGTCGGGGAAGTATGGAACAGCAGATAG